In the Phyllopteryx taeniolatus isolate TA_2022b chromosome 1, UOR_Ptae_1.2, whole genome shotgun sequence genome, GGTAGGGAAATACTGCCCTAAATGACTGGACCCCAACCTTTGTTGGCGCCACGGACCGGTTTCATGTAAAGCAATATTTGGCTggcacagaaataaataaaagcaaattattaagaaaaaaaacgttttgattatgatgaatgttgttgttgtaattaaaGGAGCCCTGTGTTTGTTGCTCTTCTATCTTCAATGAGCCGGTCCCATCTTGGAGTGATGGGAAACAATGAAATTTGAAGTCTTTTACTGATGTCCAGTCATCTACTCCTAATTTTCTCTCCAGTTTTCTGTTTCAATCATTGAGATATTTTAGGGGGATCAGGGACTTCTTCCCAGGGAAGCCCACTAGGTCTTAGGTTATCTTCCGCCATTTCCCAAAATTCGAATTGGCCGTGAATCTGTCTCCTTGGTCATCCTCCCGCTAGGGTTTTGAAGCTGACCCCAGGCTCGGCggcgagggacccagggcgtcTTCGCAGACTCCCAAATCACACCTGGTAATCACCAGGGGGCTCCATGACGAGATAAGAAACATTCAGGGCAGTAGGAACTTCTTTTATCCTCCACAGTCTCACGTGGTCTTTTCATTGGGAGATGAAAACAGCGCCCATCCCAGCACatttcaacaaacaaccattcgcactcacattcacaagttTGTTGAAACTATTCATGAAactgacatgcatgtttatggaattatgggaggaaaccgcggcacccggagaatacccacacaagcacgaggagaacatgcacatgcactccacacatactgtagctgttcCAAGGGAGAGTCGAACTGTGAGACAGGTGCGTTAACCGCCATACCATTGTCCGTATACAGTCACTGACAAAGTAGttcagtgtgtttaaaaagagGATGTGAACATTTAGAATGCTTTGGCAGTCAggcacgtgtgcgtgcgtgtgttgtcTATACAGTGGAGTGGCCCAATTTGTTGTGTGCACACTGATGCCAGGTggcgtgtgtgtttgggggaAAGCAGCAGCACATCTCAACTGTTCACAGCAAAGGTTAGCATCAGGTTAATGATGTCGTGTTGCAAGAACTGGTCAAACTTGTGTTGTGTTAATATGCTGCCATGTTGGGATGCATCTATGTGACTTCTTCTGTCATCTGCGCAGCTGTTTCGGCACGCACATAAGCGAGGCGATACAGGTTAAGTGTGCCGCCTCAGGCAAGGAAGGGCACCACTGATTTCAAGGTTTTTGCTATCATCACTGATATAGCTTGACATGCTAACGGTGTAAAAAAATCGTATCTTGTTTATATTAGAAATATATTTCtggctgtgcgtgtgtgtctgtttcaTGTTATGTTTACTTTGATAGTGTCTCCCAATGAGTCCGACCGGCTTCAGAGAGCATACGTTGTGGGAATTAATTGTGCAATAAGAATAAAGGCCTATTGATATGAGCCAcgtcactgatagtgtagtggtgcactcgcctgactttggtgcaggcagcgtgggttcagttcccactcagtgacggtgtgaatgtgagtgcgaatggttgtccgtgtctgtgtgccctgtgactgcctggcgaccagttcagggtgtcgtccgcctttcgcccggagtcagctgggataggctccagcaccccgcgaccctaaccaggacaagcggtgatgaaaatggatggatggatatgagcCACCCAACAGCTTAATCAACATCGCACATAAGACGAATATGTTATGAAATCTTAATAATAGTATAAGGATCACAGAGAAGagcaaaaaatagaaaactacAAGAAGAAAATTATTGCGAAAAAAAACGTTCAGGTGTGTTCTTGGTTGATGACGGGCCGACATACGTTTCAATGACCGAGGCTCGGATTACGTGGCGTTAGAAGGCAGGCTCACTTACCACCATActtactatttttcatttgattgttttataataatggcctagaagttttttttaatacaaatttgtATGCCAATTGtaactttactactgcgttatCTTAGGTTAGTGACAGACTACAGTGTGTTTCGACATACGGTATGTAGGCATTCAGGTTACAAAAAGAACTCcgttgtaaactgaggaccccgtGTActctgagaataaagttgtaattttaacacCTGAATGCCAAAATTCCCACCCCATCTTGATTGGGTAATATTAAAGGTGTTGACAGCACATCTGGTTTGAtgattgggggggaaaaaaaaaaaaaaaaaacatcatcaaacATGTCAATTTAGTTCTTTGTCAGGAACACATACAATCTCATTAGAACGGTCATTCTAATGATAGTGTGGATATGTAAAACACGAGTAACCTTTGTTTGTTAAATTTGCACTAGGGTAAAGTGGGGCacacatgcagtgatttttaaCAGccgatttgtttttaaacatgagaGACTGCACGACGAGAAATACTCGGTATGTGTGTTCTTGCTGCTAATCTAGTGTGTGGTATACTCGAGGGTACACAgcacatccgtccatccatccattttctgcaccacttctcctcacaagggtcacgggcatgctggagcctatcccagcagtctTCGGGCgggaactggccgccagccaaccgcagggcatatatataaacaaacaaccactcacattcacacctatggacaatttagtgtcttcaattaacctaccatgcgtgttttggggctgtggaaggaaaccggagtgcctggagaaaactcacgcaggcacggggagaacatgcaaactccatacaggcggtgccgcggattgaaccccggccctcagaactgtgaggttgatgtGTTAActagtcgtgcaccgtgccgcctcaacacagcacaccacaatCAGGTCTgtcatagtaccaagactgacgtgagaggcagcatggtgcaacAGGGCTTACAGACTGTGGGAAAatagaagaggaggaggaggaggagaagaaataCTAGAAACTAGGCTAactattttttcagttttagttTCTTTCTGGGGTGGCCGtggcatatatttttcaaatatccgttacgtttccatgttgttttaaatgaacCATCAGCAAGGTAATCATTGTCAAGCCTGTGTATCTTCTGTCCCTCCAGGCCTGCTCATCCTTACATCTATCCTCCAGCGTTCCTGCAGCCCAGCCTGGTGCTGCAGTCCAGTATCGCCCACCCCTACTTCACTCCCTCTGGGTTGGAGCAGTACCCCTACAGCCCGTCACCACTGCCCTACCTCAGCTATGGCTTCTCACCCGGAATGTCAGCGTCCACTCTGGTCACATCCCAGACTCCGCCCACTGGCACCCATTCGCCTCTGGCTATGTTCTCCACGTTGCCCGCCGTCCCGCAGGTCGCGCTCCCTAACCTTGTGCACCAGCTCCACCGCGCGCAGTGAGCAGCCCCGGCGAACAGCCAATACAAAGCGACATCATGAGTGTGATGTCATTAAAAAAGGGCTTATTGAAAGCACTCCAGACTTTTGTACGTTTGTTGTAATAgttcataaaaatgttattgcTACTGTTTCTTTATACAACGTGAATGTTAGTCTAAGTCAATGACTGGAATAAAAGAGCCCAGAAGCTTGCCACCAGAGGACTCTTGGAGAACACATAAGGAGGCAGGAAAATGaaatttatttgaaatgatCCTGCAGTAgtcattttagttttgtttttgttttttatggaccgttttattgttttcatccTATAGATTTTGCTCCCTGCCTTCAGGTGATCTCTCAGTTCTTTACATTTCGATCATGAAAATGTTATACTTTGAAAGGAGAGTCGAGCAAGTACATGTCAGTGTCAGGTCAGAGCTCCTCTTGCAGCTCATTATCCTAATcagagttgtttgtttatgttgtcCTTTCATTGCCAGCTAAGAGAATCAGACTGATTCTTGAGCAAAGCTGGATTGGCGTTCCTTGTTCATGTTGAACCACCTTTGTCATTATAAAAAGCCATGCGTAACCTTTAGTAAGAatatgcaaaataaaagcaatgttTCCTACTAAGGTTGGGTGCTGTTTGTTCTTCGTGTAAGTTAATGAGGTTAGTATCAGCGCAGAATGAAGGTTGCATGATGTTAAGCCTGAGGAGGCAAACATGAGTCATTGAAGACATTTCTTTGATAGAAATACACCAACGGATTCAAGTGCGTGGAAGTAAAGGTCACAAAATGAAACATATGTTCAAAGAAACCAGGAAGGGGAAAACATCAGGATTCGAGTCAGATGAAAGACCATTTTTCGCACATTTGTAGGAGTTGCTGGCTATCAGTGTGTTCGGCTAATGCTTTCGAGgcactgccttttttttttaacctttgaaGACTACAAATTACATGTCtttctttatttgaaatgttgtaGATTTGGTTGAATATAGGCTGCACGATAGAGCAGCGgtttgcacgtctgcctcacagttttgaagtTTGGGATTAGAgtccttcctgtgtggggtttgcatgttttccccacgTGTGCGTCGTTTTTCTCCGGCTATTCGGAGCCCATATTACATAAACATGactgttagacattcctgtaaattgtgcagttatttaccacataccatacAGTGAAATACCTTTTTCATAATTATTACTAGTACTTAAttacagtttccactgcatcatgggtttttggttgacgtcacacagagacttactgtattttgtagcaCCATGAACTATTAAACTGTTGCCATAATAAAGATGTTAATACTTAATGTTCATGAATGATTAGGATTAATTTAACCTGaatatgtgtgtttatgttagtGTAGTTGGTTGAGTGTGTGTCTTGCGTTACATTAATGTTGCCAGTATGttactggtgaccagtccagtgtgtatcctgcctctccctcaaagtcacctgggataagCTCCGGGTCCCTTTGACCCTGAGCAGGATATgcggtgtagaaaatagatggttagttaaatgtaaaaaaagacaacGTGGCTGCCAAAGATGATTTGGTTTGTCGTCAGCAAAGTTTTATCATAATcaactactgtatgtgaaaTGGAAAGATTATCAGTTTCCTGCCTTTTTTCTGTCCAACCACACAAGTTCCAAGTGAGAAATTTCCTGATGTGAGATGTTACTATTACGGTTGTCACATATTTTCACAGAACTCTTAAGGTTTTAGGGTCCCATGAAGTCTCACCAATCACACATTCACCGTTTAAATGAGCAAATACTTATATTGGTGCTcccatatttaaatatttttgatcGCAAAGGATGATAGTTGTGagtcctggggaaaaaaaaaaaaaagttgcttttgttttgcatcatGACATCTGCCTTCAAATGCAGCCTCTGACGATGCAACcgtacaattttagttacactAACGCACAATGCACTGTTGGCGGTACAGCCTATAGGATTGAGATATTCATTTTCGCCATCTTCTGGCCAAAAGTGCTTATTGCAGTAAACTAAAAGCCGTCTCACTGTAAGGAGGAAcaaatgagaggaaaaaaatcgtGTAATAGTtgcatatttattgaaaatttattGAAACACGTTTGTAATCCCAGTtaggataaaataataataatagacaaTATAAAGCTGGCACTGTTGGTCTGTAGTAACAGACCTCTCCAATTCTCAAGAGTCTACATTTCCTTTTGTGCTGGttaagatggggggggggggggggggggggggggtgcatagAGATGGGTTTATGTGAGAATGGGTATCATCACAAATATCACAGTGATGGGAGGCCATGTGTCATGTCTTAAAAAGGGCTTACAAAAAATGAATAGTGATTGGTACAAAACAGTGGAGCTGcaatgaaaatgagaaaaaaagaggtACTGTATCGGCAATCTTCATCtttctcacacgcacgcacacacaaacacacacaaacacacatgcacacttgcAAAGACACTCGCATATACAAGCTGGCGCACACATTCACTCTCACACAacaatgctcacacacacataaaatgtagccatttgtaaaatgtaaaatcctGGTAATCATACATCACCGTCTTGTGTCTGAAGtgcagaaaacaaaatgaagctggaaaaaaaaatacactggcGATTATGTGAGCTGCATGTAGGAAACCACACCCATCTTCACTGATCTAAGTTGGAAAGAAGCACAAACCCAGAGTGTTGCCCACCCACGCCCTGCACCCCTCTGCTGCACCATCACCCGCACCTCATCACAGAAGCAGGCCTGCCTTTTATCGCAAACACAAAGTCCCTTCTGAATACAGAGTAAGGACTTAGAGGGGGAGATCTGACTGTTGTCTTGTTAGTTTTCATGTAGGTTGATGAGCAGTGGAGGCGGGGGCCGTGTGCCTCTTTTCTCAGCCCCAGGTGGGTCTACGGGTGCCGAGGGAGGGTTCGGGTTTACAAGGCTTGCGTCTTGAGTTCGATGGGCTCCCCGCGGGTTTCCTGCTGGGTCTCTCTCTCCGGGGGTTGACTGCCCTTCAACGTGGCCAGGCGCTCGGTCAGACCCCTCATACGTGGGAACAGAATGAAATCGTACAGGAGGGCGCCCATGGCGCCGCCAATTATGGGTCCCACCCAGTAGACCTGCAACAACACACATTAGCATGTATTAGAGCGCACGGTATATCGcagtaaagaagaagaaatgatgTTACCCAGTGGTTGACAAAGTTTCTGAACAGGACCGCAGGAGCGAAGGACCTGGCGGGGTTCATGCCGGCACCCGTGTAGTACATCTGAAACACAAAGCACCCCAGCTGCCATCTACTCGCGCGTGTGCACAAGCTCGTCGTCACCTCGTTTCCGCCTAGCTCACCCCCAAGAGATGTCCGATGGTGATGGAGAAGCCGATCGAGAGGGCGGCGGAACCCAGGCGACCGTTTCTCCTCTCATCGGTCACAGCGAAGATGCACACCACAAGCTGCATGGTGAGGAACACCTCCACGGTGGTGGCCATCCCTAGACTGACACCAGGCTGCAGCTgtggacacattttttttttatctacctGCCTTTCAAGTGCAATTATTTAGTGGAACCCCCACGGTGGCCTCTTACCGTGTTCAGTGCCAGGTTGCCCCTCATGTTGCCAGGTGTGACCCCATACAGCACGGCAGCGCCGGCAACCGCGCCAAGGCACTGGGCGATGATATAGAAAATAGCACGGAAAAGAGACAGCTGGGCCCCGACCAGGTAGGCGAAGGTAACGGCAGGGTTAATATGGCCGCCGCTGATGTGGCCGATGGACTGGATGAGGGTGGCAGCTGCCAAGCCGAAGCACAAGGCCACATGTAGAATGTGATGAGGCCCGGTGGTCCAGCGGAGGGCGGCACCCAggccaaaaaatacaaagaacatgGTCCCGAAGAACTCTGCAAAGACCGCCCTCCAAAAACTCATGGACCGGAACTCCCACATGGTCACTCTTTAGCAGAAGAAGGCAACTCTTTGGCAGCAATCAAACAAAGCTTCAAACGTTTCAGTCCTCTGAAAGTCAGCTCTAACCAGAATTGAGAAAATCCAATGGCGGGATCTTCACCAAGTCGTGGTGTGACCTTGCTGTGCTCGTTTGCCACCTGTGTCCACCTGTTTCAAAGACATAGGTGTCAGTTGAGTGGGAGTGGGGGTAAATAAAATCTCAGTTGGGAGAGCTTGAGAGATCGACCGGTACAGTGGCCGGTAAACCTTTAGCCTCTCTGACAGAGCGGAGAGGGCTAGACAGGGGCTTTATAATACACCCTCCGGGGGCCCCAAATGACACCATAatcccccccccagccccccgtAGGGCCGAGGGTGGGAGGGGAGGCATCCATGGACATcctaaatcaaacaaatgtaacctTTCTGCTGCCCCACCACCACCTTTACACATGAGTTCAAAAGAGGGCCGTTGAAAGCGATCAAACGAGAATGAGCGCACTTTTTCTGAAGTGAGCTGAGAGGCACAACGGAAAGTGCTTCTTTTATTCAACGCTGGAATACAGCACAAGGAACAACCTGGGTGGATAGCAGCTGGAACCCAGAGGTAGAAGGTCTCTTCTGGGGGGGGCAAATGTCATCTTTTGACATATCATAACTGTGACAATCAGGGGACACAAACGctgacggacacacacacacaaacacacagataaTACAGTTGAGGCCCCGGACGGAAGAGCCCAAAGCTAACAGTGATGAAGTGACCCATAAAGTGAAAAGCCTGACCCTGTGAAATCATTGTGTGAAGCATGTATGAGGCTATGGACACTCACAAGCAAGACACAAACATCAAGCCAAGTCTTACGTTTGCCGAGTTCAACACGATGCTAAACGCAGGAAATGCATGAAAGGCCCAAGTTAAAGGTGATAACCCACCACTCCGTTGTGGGATTGGCAGGCAAACAAAAAGACTCTTAAGAGCAAGAAGATGAATGTGTGTTTGGAACTCAAGAAAAAGGGCAACGCTTGTTGTAGAACACAGGCAACAATTATTCACAAAACGGTCAATAGCAG is a window encoding:
- the LOC133487892 gene encoding RNA-binding protein 38-like isoform X1 yields the protein MSSPPFLGHLLGVPVESVEPGAVEKDTTHTKIFVGGLPYHSDDASLLKYFETFGDVVEAVVITDKHTGKSRGYGFVTMADSAAAEQACKDANPIIDGRKANVNLAYLGAKPRSSQTSLLILTSILQRSCSPAWCCSPVSPTPTSLPLGWSSTPTARHHCPTSAMASHPECQRPLWSHPRLRPLAPIRLWLCSPRCPPSRRSRSLTLCTSSTARSEQPRRTANTKRHHECDVIKKGLIESTPDFCTFVVIVHKNVIATVSLYNVNVSLSQ
- the LOC133487907 gene encoding lens fiber major intrinsic protein-like; its protein translation is MWEFRSMSFWRAVFAEFFGTMFFVFFGLGAALRWTTGPHHILHVALCFGLAAATLIQSIGHISGGHINPAVTFAYLVGAQLSLFRAIFYIIAQCLGAVAGAAVLYGVTPGNMRGNLALNTLQPGVSLGMATTVEVFLTMQLVVCIFAVTDERRNGRLGSAALSIGFSITIGHLLGMYYTGAGMNPARSFAPAVLFRNFVNHWVYWVGPIIGGAMGALLYDFILFPRMRGLTERLATLKGSQPPERETQQETRGEPIELKTQAL